CGCAGCGCTCTGACCGGGACCCCGCAATGCCGCACGGCCTGCCGCGCAAGATCCGTATCGCCTTCATCCTGCAGGCAGTTCTGGCCAGCCTGGGCATCCTGCTCGGTGCCTGGCTGGTCTCGCTGGTGATCAAGCACAGCCTGGTCGGCGCTGCCCTGCGCGAGGAAGCGGCGTACTACTGGACGCTGCACGAGGCCTCGCCCGTGCAGCCGCCACCCAACACGCAGAACATCCGCGGCTACCTGCTGGAAAGCGGGCAGTCGGCACTGTCGTTGCCGGCCAACCTGCGCAACCTGGAGCCCGGTTTCCACGAACTGCCCAAGGATGACCAGCTGGTGCTGGTCGATGTGCGCCCGGCCGGCCGCCTGTACCTGGTGTTCCTGCGTTCGCGCGCGGAAATGCTGGCCTTCTGGTTCGGCATCGTGCCGGTGCTGCTGACCCTGTTGGCGGTGTATGGCGCCAGCTGGGTCACCTACCGTGCCTCCAAGCGGCTGGTGTCGCCGGTGAACTGGCTGGCGCGGCGCGTCTCGCGCTGGGACCCGGGCCACCCGGAGGCGGCCGACCTGGAGCCGAACAAGCTGCCTGCGGACATGCAGGGCGAGACCCGGCAGCTGGCGGCGGCGCTGCATTCGCTGGCCAACCGGGTCAGCGCGCATGTGGCCCGCGAGCGCAATTTCACCCGTGACGCCAGCCATGAACTGCGCACACCGCTGACCGTCATCCGCGTTGCCAGCGACATGGCGCTGGGCGATGACAGCCTGGAGCCGCGCCTGCGCCGCAGCCTGCAGCGCATCCAGCGTGCAGGCCGTGACATGGAGGCGGTGATCGATGCCTTCCTGATCCTGGCCCGCGAGGCCGATGTCGAGCCGCAGGTCGAGCTGTTCGACGTCAACGACATCGTCCGCTATGAAGTGGACAACGCCAACGAGCTGCTGGGTACGCGCCCGGTGTCGGTGCACCTGCACAGCGAAGGCCCGGTGCAGCTGCACGCACCGCCGCGGGTGCTGCAGGTGGTGGTCAGCAACCTGGTGCGCAACGCCTGCAGCTACACCGACGAAGGGCGCATCGACGTGCACGTGCTCAACGACCGGGTGGTGGTACGCGACACCGGCATCGGCATGTCCGCCGAAGCGCTGTCGCGCGCGTTCGAGCCGTTCTACCGCGCCGAGCCGAGCCGCCCGCAGGGCACCGGCCTGGGCCTGTCGATCGTGCGCCGCCTGTGCGACCGTTTCGGCTGGAAGGTCAGCCTGGGCAGCGAGCCGGGCAAGGGCACGGAAGCCACGGTGATTTTCCGCTGACGCCACGCCGGGCATGGCCCGGCGCTACCCCGGTGCTTGGCGGGGGCGGATCCCGTTGCCACGTAACGGGCTCTGACCCCACGCCAGATCCCGGTAGATCCACGCCATGCGTGGATGGGCGACGGTAGCGCCGGGCCATGCCCGGCGTCGGCAATGGCTCAGTTGCAGTTGACCTTCGGCGCCAGCGCCCTGGTCCAGATCGCATACCCGGCCGGGGTCATGTGCAGCATGTCCTCGCGGAACAGCGTCGCGTCGGGCTGTCCATCGGCACCGAGCATCGGCGTGTAGATGTCGGTGAAGCCGGTATGGGGCAGCTTGGCCAGCGCGGCCTTGATCAGCGTATTGGCTTCGTTGATCGCCGGCAGCAGGTGCGCGCGTGACGGGCTTGGTTTGATCGACAGGTACTCGACCTTGGTCTTCGGCAGGTCGCGATGCACGCGCTGCACGAAGGCAACTACATCGTCGCGCACCTGCATGGCGCTGCGGCCGCTGTTGAGATCGTTGTCGCCGGCGTAGAAGAACACCTTGCACGGCGCATAGGGCACCACGATGCGGTCGGCATACCAGGTGCTGTCGCGCACTTCCGAACCGCCGAAGCCGCGGTTGAACACCGGCTGGCCGGGGAAGTCGGTGGCCAGGCTCTCCCAGAAGCGGATCGAGGAGCTGCCGATGAACTCGATGCCACCGCGCGGCGGCGGGTTGGACTGGTCGGCGCTGGCGAAGCGGGCCATGTCGCCGGCCCAGGCGACGTTGGAGACCTGTTCGGGCACCTGCGGCGGCTTGGCCGGGCTCAGGGCCAGGGCAAGCGGTGCGACAGTCAGCAGGCCCAGCATCAGGCAGGTACGGCGACGGGACATCAGGCGCTCCAGCAGGCAAGGGGGGTCTCCATCATAGGAGCACGGCCCAGCCCGGTGCTTGCCCCTGGCAGGCCGTTCAGCGGGCCGGCGTGGGGTGCGGTTGGCGGCCTTGTGGCAAAATGGCGGCCATCTGCCTATTCCTGTGCACCCATGATTCCCTGCCGTGCGTCTGAGCGGTCGCTGCGCCGCGCCCCTGTTGCTGGATGTTC
This portion of the Stenotrophomonas sp. WZN-1 genome encodes:
- a CDS encoding SGNH/GDSL hydrolase family protein, producing the protein MSRRRTCLMLGLLTVAPLALALSPAKPPQVPEQVSNVAWAGDMARFASADQSNPPPRGGIEFIGSSSIRFWESLATDFPGQPVFNRGFGGSEVRDSTWYADRIVVPYAPCKVFFYAGDNDLNSGRSAMQVRDDVVAFVQRVHRDLPKTKVEYLSIKPSPSRAHLLPAINEANTLIKAALAKLPHTGFTDIYTPMLGADGQPDATLFREDMLHMTPAGYAIWTRALAPKVNCN
- a CDS encoding HAMP domain-containing sensor histidine kinase — encoded protein: MPHGLPRKIRIAFILQAVLASLGILLGAWLVSLVIKHSLVGAALREEAAYYWTLHEASPVQPPPNTQNIRGYLLESGQSALSLPANLRNLEPGFHELPKDDQLVLVDVRPAGRLYLVFLRSRAEMLAFWFGIVPVLLTLLAVYGASWVTYRASKRLVSPVNWLARRVSRWDPGHPEAADLEPNKLPADMQGETRQLAAALHSLANRVSAHVARERNFTRDASHELRTPLTVIRVASDMALGDDSLEPRLRRSLQRIQRAGRDMEAVIDAFLILAREADVEPQVELFDVNDIVRYEVDNANELLGTRPVSVHLHSEGPVQLHAPPRVLQVVVSNLVRNACSYTDEGRIDVHVLNDRVVVRDTGIGMSAEALSRAFEPFYRAEPSRPQGTGLGLSIVRRLCDRFGWKVSLGSEPGKGTEATVIFR